A single region of the Desmonostoc muscorum LEGE 12446 genome encodes:
- a CDS encoding helix-turn-helix domain-containing protein, protein MLLGFKTELKFNNEQHTKFLKHCGVARHAWNWGLALTFAC, encoded by the coding sequence ATGCTGTTAGGTTTTAAAACTGAATTAAAATTTAATAATGAGCAGCATACAAAGTTTTTAAAGCATTGCGGAGTGGCAAGACACGCTTGGAATTGGGGGTTAGCTTTAACTTTTGCTTGTTGA
- a CDS encoding transposase family protein, with translation MVDAYSRRILSVYLTFDEPSYRDCMMVIRICVARFGRFPQNIVVDNGKEFHSHYFEQLLASYTCTLKYRPPAHARFGSIVERLFGTANTQFIHELQGNTQIKRLHRKVTKSVSPEKLAIWTLEELYSAFCEWAYSVYDQRLHPALGTSPNDAFVTGLATGGSRLHRRVAYDELFQILTLPAPDQRKRKVQPGKGVKIHNIYYWADVFRNPEIEKSMLWVRYDPWNAGIAYALAQGQWVKCISSYYQYFQGRSEKEIRLASAELNQRQRNYGRKLTINDRELVEFLNSKFAQEGAILKQRLRDAEHDKVHKIIQNNLIPEPKLNLAEFAAEENNDFPGDESSNEGKNCETISNLTAYITEPLEYYGEF, from the coding sequence ATGGTTGATGCATATAGTCGAAGAATTTTATCAGTTTATCTGACCTTCGATGAGCCAAGCTACCGCGATTGTATGATGGTAATTCGCATATGCGTTGCTAGATTTGGACGGTTTCCGCAAAATATTGTTGTCGATAACGGAAAAGAATTTCACAGTCACTATTTTGAACAATTATTGGCATCTTATACTTGCACGCTGAAGTATCGCCCGCCAGCACATGCTCGGTTTGGTTCAATTGTTGAAAGACTATTTGGCACCGCGAACACGCAGTTTATTCATGAATTGCAAGGTAACACCCAAATCAAACGCCTTCACCGTAAAGTCACCAAATCTGTCAGTCCAGAAAAATTAGCAATTTGGACATTAGAAGAACTGTACTCTGCCTTTTGTGAATGGGCATATTCGGTTTATGATCAACGATTGCATCCTGCATTAGGTACTAGTCCCAACGATGCCTTTGTCACCGGACTAGCAACAGGTGGAAGTCGCTTACACCGAAGAGTGGCATATGATGAATTATTCCAGATTCTGACTCTACCAGCACCAGATCAACGAAAGCGTAAAGTTCAGCCAGGAAAGGGTGTCAAAATACACAATATTTATTACTGGGCAGATGTATTCCGTAACCCAGAAATCGAGAAATCAATGCTGTGGGTTCGTTACGACCCTTGGAATGCAGGAATTGCCTATGCACTAGCACAAGGACAGTGGGTAAAATGCATTTCTTCTTACTATCAATACTTCCAAGGACGTTCCGAAAAAGAAATTCGGCTGGCGAGTGCAGAACTTAATCAGCGCCAGCGCAATTACGGACGTAAGTTAACAATAAATGATCGGGAATTAGTAGAATTTTTAAACTCAAAATTTGCTCAAGAAGGCGCTATCCTCAAACAACGCTTGCGCGATGCTGAACATGACAAAGTTCACAAAATTATTCAAAATAATTTGATCCCGGAACCAAAGTTAAATTTGGCAGAATTTGCGGCAGAGGAAAATAATGATTTTCCAGGAGATGAATCGAGCAATGAAGGTAAAAATTGTGAAACTATCAGCAATTTGACTGCATATATTACGGAACCCCTTGAATATTATGGAGAGTTCTAA
- a CDS encoding NF041680 family putative transposase: protein MAMPKFNNNQLIAQFQDFRQKIYNCFSSCSDACMDLLDALAGNTGANSIAELSLSPLFPRSYNSIYKAIQKSFNTNIQEKNNEEEEQEEQEKPNNLIRVVSELIKQPQQRPFYLFALDTTPHPRPYARTLAERGYIYQPNTIKGNKPINIGHSYSILSILPEKETGNAAPWSIPISGERVSLDKTGVDVGSEQISSVMSDSSLPWQEKLCVLVADSAYSQRSFLFDQSKHKNVVVIARVRSNRIFYQSPPVDESKKKRGCPKKYGERFNLADVETWHSPDETTQIQQTTCKGRLLNITILAWHQMLMRGTKHQKMYCHPFTLLRIHVTDDTNQSLWKPMWLIVIGEQRGEISPTVANHCYRQRFDIEHMLRFSKQRLLMTQFQTPDVLHEENWIHLVILAYVQLWAARELATHLPRPWERYLEQNNDKIATPSVVQRDFQRIISEIGTPARSPKTRGNSIGRVQGQVQTQRTKHPVVKKKSKSTLAKVKAA from the coding sequence ATGGCTATGCCAAAATTTAATAACAATCAATTAATAGCGCAATTTCAAGATTTTAGACAAAAAATTTACAACTGTTTTTCTTCATGTAGCGACGCCTGTATGGATTTGTTGGATGCGCTTGCGGGTAATACGGGAGCCAATTCAATTGCGGAGTTATCTTTAAGTCCTTTGTTTCCCAGAAGCTATAATTCTATTTATAAAGCAATTCAAAAATCATTTAATACAAATATTCAGGAGAAGAACAATGAAGAAGAAGAACAAGAAGAACAAGAAAAACCCAATAACTTAATTAGGGTGGTATCTGAGTTAATTAAGCAACCACAACAACGCCCTTTTTACTTATTCGCTCTTGATACAACACCGCATCCGCGTCCTTACGCGAGGACTTTAGCTGAACGTGGGTATATTTACCAGCCAAATACTATCAAGGGTAACAAACCGATTAATATTGGTCATTCTTATTCGATACTTTCTATCTTACCAGAGAAAGAAACTGGGAATGCCGCCCCTTGGTCAATACCAATATCAGGAGAAAGGGTATCACTTGATAAAACTGGTGTTGATGTGGGTAGTGAACAAATTTCCTCAGTAATGTCTGATTCATCACTGCCCTGGCAGGAAAAATTGTGCGTCTTAGTAGCAGATAGCGCCTATAGTCAGCGTTCATTTCTGTTTGACCAATCCAAACACAAAAATGTGGTAGTGATAGCCAGAGTTCGTAGTAATCGAATTTTCTACCAATCTCCACCCGTTGATGAGTCAAAGAAAAAACGTGGTTGTCCAAAAAAATACGGTGAACGGTTTAATTTAGCTGATGTTGAAACTTGGCACTCTCCCGACGAGACAACACAAATTCAGCAGACAACCTGTAAGGGTCGTCTTTTAAACATCACCATACTCGCTTGGCATCAAATGTTGATGAGGGGAACCAAGCACCAAAAAATGTATTGTCATCCTTTTACTCTGCTCAGAATTCATGTGACTGATGATACTAATCAATCTCTCTGGAAACCAATGTGGTTAATTGTCATAGGTGAGCAACGTGGAGAAATCTCACCTACGGTTGCAAACCATTGCTATAGACAAAGGTTTGATATTGAACACATGCTGCGATTTAGCAAGCAGCGTTTGTTGATGACGCAGTTTCAAACTCCAGATGTTTTGCATGAGGAAAATTGGATACATTTAGTAATCCTAGCTTACGTACAGTTGTGGGCGGCAAGGGAGTTAGCAACACACTTACCCAGGCCATGGGAGCGTTATTTAGAACAAAACAATGATAAAATTGCCACTCCAAGTGTAGTGCAACGCGATTTTCAGAGAATTATTTCAGAGATTGGTACACCCGCTCGTTCTCCCAAAACCAGAGGAAATTCCATCGGTCGAGTTCAAGGTCAAGTTCAAACACAACGAACTAAGCATCCTGTTGTCAAGAAGAAGTCAAAATCAACACTCGCTAAAGTCAAAGCCGCATAA
- a CDS encoding beta strand repeat-containing protein: MANIIGTNGNDTLMGSDSADTINGKAGNDLLRSGAGNDTLIGGAGNDTLSASDSSGNKLLNGGDGNDSLFASGAFGNNTLNGGNGDDILTDGDGKDIFIGGGGKDKFVYTSFSYNNNNITDFGGVGKGTNPTAAVIAEVDTLTFQGAGLTAKNLLLTQNGKNLEISFSGVFSPNKLILENFALENLENLSKSTGAAVDLGNILFNGQTTITDSFDVFNANSTQSTIFNLNTVTFLNDLDNNVNGFDNSDDVINGQGGNDIIDGKSGNDLLRGSAGNNTLNGGAGNDTLNVDSLLGDNLLSGGDGNDFLFASGYQYESGSFYGPQKDDLLLLGNNTLNGGAGNDTLSASGSKGDNLLSGGDGNDFLDISGYLYGGSNPYFSSSTNSVSSGNNTLNGGTGDDTLSAGGSRGDNLLSGGDGNDFLDISGYENQGSDYYYDYRSLGNNTLNGGAGDDTLDASGSTGDNLLSGGNGNDSFYLNFLSEPSAASDLITQTVDGGKGDDVLSVIFNYYATGGITTTFNATTNIASITAGTNSVTYKNIEQLNISGTKYGDFIVGNDGNDTLSTGDGGKDTMDGGKGDDLLSVDYTYYATGAIATTFNATTNIGSITAGTNSVSYKNIERLNISGTQYDDFIVGNDGNDTLSTGNGGKDTIDGGKGDDVLSGNYRFASRGITTTFNATTNIGSITAGTNSVSYKNIERLYISGTEYDDFIVGNDGNDTLSGNNDNFNYSNSGNDTIDGGKGDDLLSVYFYATKGITTAFNASTNIGLMTAGMNSVSYKNIERLYISGTEYDDNIVGSNGNDTLYGNGGNDTIIGGAGNDSLSAAVYSGNNLLSGGDGNDILTGGRGNDSLYGGTGTDTFVFNSYNESVDTIYDFNATNELIQISAASFNGGLSSANQFTIGTSATTSNQRFIYDNITGALYFDADGSAGEFTQVKFVQLLGNVTLAENNFVVV; this comes from the coding sequence ATGGCAAATATCATTGGAACCAACGGTAATGATACTCTAATGGGCAGCGACAGCGCGGACACGATCAATGGTAAAGCAGGTAACGACCTTTTGAGAAGTGGTGCAGGAAATGATACTCTCATTGGTGGTGCTGGTAACGATACCTTGAGTGCTAGCGATTCATCAGGCAATAAGTTACTGAATGGGGGCGATGGCAATGATTCTCTTTTTGCCTCTGGCGCTTTTGGTAATAATACCCTTAACGGTGGTAATGGCGATGATATCCTCACAGATGGCGATGGCAAGGATATCTTCATAGGTGGGGGTGGCAAGGATAAATTTGTTTACACCTCCTTCTCCTACAACAATAATAATATCACTGATTTCGGTGGCGTAGGAAAAGGAACAAACCCGACAGCAGCAGTCATTGCCGAAGTGGACACCCTAACATTTCAAGGTGCAGGCTTAACTGCCAAAAATCTACTGTTGACCCAGAATGGCAAGAATCTGGAAATCAGCTTTTCTGGGGTGTTTAGTCCTAACAAACTCATCCTGGAAAACTTTGCCCTGGAAAACCTGGAAAATTTGAGCAAATCTACAGGAGCCGCTGTAGACTTGGGCAATATTTTGTTTAATGGGCAAACTACCATCACAGACAGCTTTGATGTCTTCAATGCCAACTCCACTCAAAGCACTATCTTCAACTTGAACACTGTTACTTTTCTTAATGACCTCGACAATAATGTTAACGGCTTTGACAACTCAGATGATGTCATCAATGGTCAGGGGGGTAATGACATCATTGATGGCAAGAGTGGCAACGACCTTTTGAGGGGTAGTGCGGGCAATAATACTCTCAACGGTGGTGCAGGGAACGATACCTTGAACGTTGACTCTTTACTAGGCGATAATTTGCTCTCTGGGGGCGATGGCAATGATTTTCTCTTTGCCTCTGGCTACCAGTATGAGTCCGGCTCGTTCTACGGTCCACAAAAAGATGACCTTCTTTTGTTAGGTAATAATACCCTCAATGGTGGTGCAGGGAACGATACCTTGAGTGCTAGTGGTTCAAAAGGCGATAACCTGCTCTCTGGGGGCGATGGCAATGATTTTCTTGACATCTCTGGCTATCTGTATGGAGGTAGCAACCCATACTTCTCCTCTTCCACCAACTCTGTCTCATCTGGTAATAACACCCTCAACGGTGGCACTGGTGACGATACCTTAAGTGCTGGCGGTTCAAGAGGCGATAACCTGCTCTCTGGGGGCGATGGCAATGATTTTCTTGACATCTCTGGCTATGAAAATCAAGGTAGCGACTACTACTACGACTATCGCTCCTTAGGCAATAACACCCTTAACGGTGGCGCTGGTGATGATACCTTGGATGCTAGCGGTTCGACAGGCGATAACCTACTCTCTGGGGGCAATGGTAATGATTCCTTCTATCTAAACTTCTTATCCGAACCTTCTGCCGCCTCTGATTTAATTACACAAACGGTAGATGGGGGTAAGGGTGACGATGTGTTGTCCGTCATTTTTAACTATTATGCTACCGGAGGAATCACAACGACATTCAATGCCACTACTAACATTGCCTCAATTACGGCGGGCACGAATAGCGTTACCTACAAGAATATCGAACAATTAAATATCTCAGGTACAAAGTACGGTGATTTTATTGTGGGGAACGATGGCAACGATACGCTTTCCACGGGGGATGGTGGTAAAGATACGATGGATGGGGGTAAGGGTGACGATTTGTTGTCCGTCGATTACACCTATTATGCTACAGGGGCGATCGCAACAACATTCAATGCCACTACTAACATTGGCTCAATTACGGCAGGCACGAATAGCGTTAGTTACAAGAATATCGAACGATTAAATATCTCAGGTACACAGTACGATGATTTTATTGTGGGGAACGATGGCAACGATACGCTCTCCACGGGCAATGGTGGCAAAGATACGATAGATGGCGGTAAGGGTGACGATGTGTTGTCCGGCAATTACAGGTTTGCTAGCAGAGGAATCACAACGACATTCAATGCCACTACTAACATTGGCTCAATTACGGCGGGCACGAATAGCGTTAGTTACAAGAATATCGAACGATTATATATCTCAGGTACAGAGTACGATGATTTTATTGTGGGGAATGATGGCAACGATACGCTCTCCGGGAACAATGATAATTTCAATTATAGTAACAGTGGCAATGATACGATAGATGGGGGTAAGGGTGACGATTTATTGTCCGTCTATTTTTATGCTACAAAGGGAATCACAACGGCATTTAATGCCAGTACTAACATTGGCTTAATGACGGCGGGCATGAATAGCGTTAGTTACAAGAATATCGAACGATTATATATCTCAGGTACAGAGTACGATGACAACATTGTAGGGAGCAATGGCAACGATACGCTCTATGGCAATGGTGGCAATGATACGATTATTGGCGGTGCAGGTAATGATAGCTTAAGTGCTGCTGTCTATTCAGGCAATAACCTACTCTCTGGGGGTGATGGCAATGATATCCTCACAGGTGGCCGGGGTAATGATAGTCTCTATGGAGGAACTGGTACTGATACCTTTGTTTTCAATAGTTATAATGAAAGCGTTGATACTATTTATGACTTCAACGCCACCAATGAACTAATTCAGATATCGGCTGCTAGTTTTAATGGCGGGTTATCATCAGCTAATCAGTTTACAATCGGAACATCTGCAACGACAAGTAATCAACGATTTATATATGACAATATTACAGGCGCATTGTACTTTGATGCCGATGGCAGTGCTGGTGAATTTACTCAGGTAAAATTTGTACAACTTTTGGGTAATGTAACACTAGCCGAAAACAACTTTGTGGTCGTTTAA
- a CDS encoding DUF6174 domain-containing protein → MRSLIAISSILLASLGLNLPVMSMPSIQVAQSPATTSSNLEQFKINYRLWRQQRISNYRYEFTRNCNCLPKATEPVIIEVRNRFPVSITYKSTTQPADAELFQQYNTIPKLFNIIKDAIARHAANLTVQYDPILGYPTQINIDYDSEIADDEIFFTINNLQKIN, encoded by the coding sequence ATGCGCTCCCTAATTGCAATTAGTAGCATTTTGCTAGCATCTTTGGGGTTGAATCTACCTGTAATGTCTATGCCTTCCATACAGGTAGCACAAAGTCCAGCCACTACTAGTTCCAATTTAGAACAATTTAAAATTAATTACCGATTATGGAGACAGCAAAGAATTTCTAACTATCGCTATGAATTCACTAGAAATTGCAATTGTTTACCTAAAGCTACAGAACCAGTAATTATTGAAGTACGTAATCGGTTTCCAGTTTCTATTACTTATAAATCAACTACACAGCCAGCTGATGCAGAATTATTTCAACAATATAATACAATTCCTAAATTATTTAATATTATCAAAGATGCCATCGCTCGTCACGCAGCAAACTTGACTGTACAATATGATCCGATACTCGGTTATCCAACTCAAATTAACATTGATTATGACAGCGAAATCGCTGATGATGAAATATTTTTCACAATTAATAATCTGCAAAAAATTAATTAA
- a CDS encoding AAA family ATPase, with protein sequence MAHDYSFPQELLTLPIADRISYFQQYTMAHPKLLIAADKLKNAIDDPGFFSLIFLFGPTGVGKTTLLRRIRQRLLASFHKEMELDKGFIPIANIEVATPEFSNFDWKDFYLRALGVLQDPCI encoded by the coding sequence ATGGCACATGATTATAGCTTTCCTCAAGAATTACTAACTCTACCTATTGCTGACAGAATTTCTTATTTCCAGCAATATACAATGGCGCACCCCAAATTATTAATAGCAGCAGACAAACTCAAAAATGCAATTGATGACCCAGGATTCTTTTCTTTAATCTTTTTATTTGGGCCAACAGGTGTAGGGAAAACCACCTTATTACGTCGGATCAGACAAAGGTTACTAGCTTCTTTTCACAAAGAAATGGAACTAGATAAAGGTTTTATTCCTATTGCTAATATCGAAGTTGCTACCCCGGAATTTAGTAATTTTGATTGGAAAGATTTTTATCTACGTGCTTTGGGCGTTCTCCAAGACCCTTGCATTTGA
- a CDS encoding helix-turn-helix domain-containing protein, protein MRYEQTKKLSNREFKRLVGVQRHTFDEMVKVMQDAASPKKTRGCPNKLDLSDQVLICLQYWREYRTYFHIAGDWQISESTVCRIVHRVESVLVSSGRFRLQGKKSLLTQEQKPKTVVMDVTESPIERPKSGQKRFYSGKQRRHK, encoded by the coding sequence ATGCGATACGAGCAAACAAAAAAGTTATCTAACCGAGAGTTCAAACGTCTAGTTGGGGTGCAACGGCATACATTTGATGAGATGGTCAAAGTCATGCAGGATGCCGCCAGTCCCAAAAAAACTCGGGGCTGCCCAAATAAACTAGATTTGTCAGACCAAGTTTTGATCTGCTTGCAGTATTGGCGAGAATATCGAACTTACTTCCATATAGCTGGTGATTGGCAGATATCTGAATCAACTGTTTGTCGCATAGTTCATCGTGTTGAAAGCGTGTTAGTCAGTTCTGGAAGGTTTCGTCTACAAGGAAAAAAGTCATTGTTGACTCAGGAGCAGAAACCGAAAACAGTTGTGATGGATGTCACCGAAAGTCCCATTGAACGTCCAAAATCTGGGCAGAAACGTTTCTACAGTGGTAAACAAAGACGACATAAGTAA
- a CDS encoding DUF4394 domain-containing protein, whose protein sequence is MKFFSVSKIAFGVAVAAACLSLNVNKASADISSLNYDILVNLTGKESSLRFIGLTANNTLVNIRPGGYTKEIKVKGLDGNLQGIDYRPANGLLYGVTDTDKIYTINITNGQATLVSNLSSSFNGGFQSGFDFNPVPDRLRIVGSNDQNYRINVDTGAVTVDGTLAYDTTDVNAGVDPNITAAAYTNSVAGATTTQLFGIDYDRDVLVLQNPPNNGTLRTVGGLGLNFPPVVGFDIYTDSQGNNRAYALSASALYKIDLSTGAATKIAEVRGGGFIGLAVSSW, encoded by the coding sequence ATGAAATTTTTTAGTGTCAGCAAAATTGCTTTTGGAGTTGCTGTGGCAGCTGCTTGTCTAAGTTTGAATGTCAACAAAGCTTCAGCTGATATTAGTAGTCTAAATTATGATATTTTGGTTAATTTAACAGGCAAAGAATCTAGTTTAAGATTCATCGGCTTAACCGCCAATAATACTCTTGTGAATATAAGACCCGGTGGATACACAAAAGAAATTAAAGTCAAAGGACTTGACGGTAATTTACAAGGTATTGACTACCGTCCAGCAAACGGTTTGCTTTACGGTGTGACTGACACTGACAAGATATACACCATTAATATTACAAACGGTCAGGCTACTTTGGTTAGCAATTTATCTAGTAGTTTTAATGGGGGATTTCAGTCAGGGTTTGACTTCAATCCCGTACCAGACCGCTTACGAATAGTAGGTAGCAATGACCAAAATTACCGTATCAATGTAGATACTGGTGCAGTTACCGTTGATGGAACTTTGGCTTATGATACGACCGATGTTAATGCCGGAGTTGACCCAAATATTACCGCTGCTGCTTATACAAATTCGGTTGCTGGAGCGACGACAACTCAACTTTTTGGCATTGACTACGACCGTGATGTGTTAGTACTGCAAAACCCACCCAATAATGGTACTCTCAGAACCGTAGGCGGTCTTGGCCTTAACTTTCCACCTGTAGTCGGGTTCGACATCTATACAGACTCACAAGGCAACAATAGAGCCTACGCGCTGTCTGCTTCAGCCCTTTACAAAATCGATCTATCCACTGGTGCAGCAACTAAAATTGCGGAAGTACGTGGAGGTGGTTTTATCGGTTTAGCTGTTAGTTCCTGGTAA
- a CDS encoding TnsA endonuclease N-terminal domain-containing protein — translation MLDNQEFNNWCHQQHLTQAAQAIIEEIRSTNPSRRVTGARKNVCGSYPSRKMGVTIQFESHHNELARIYELEHDPSVLEYYDQPPAIELVYQSKSGRQNRHQYTADFFIIRTDSAFWEECKTELELNKLTELNPNRYCKSPDGKWHCPPGEEYARLCDFTPCVTKF, via the coding sequence ATGCTTGACAACCAAGAGTTTAACAACTGGTGCCATCAACAACACCTAACTCAAGCAGCGCAGGCAATAATTGAGGAGATTCGCAGCACCAACCCATCTCGTCGAGTAACTGGGGCAAGGAAAAACGTTTGTGGCAGTTACCCCTCAAGAAAAATGGGAGTAACAATTCAATTCGAGAGCCACCATAACGAATTAGCGCGTATTTATGAACTAGAACATGACCCATCCGTACTCGAATATTACGACCAACCACCAGCAATAGAATTAGTCTATCAAAGCAAAAGTGGGCGTCAAAACAGACACCAATACACGGCCGATTTTTTTATCATTCGGACAGATTCAGCTTTTTGGGAAGAATGCAAAACAGAACTTGAACTCAACAAGTTGACCGAATTGAACCCAAATCGCTATTGCAAAAGCCCAGATGGCAAATGGCATTGTCCCCCAGGTGAAGAATACGCTCGTCTTTGTGATTTTACCCCCTGCGTGACCAAATTTTGA
- a CDS encoding transposase has protein sequence MLELAAASGEIDLKLLDESGFCAWSEPGYTYYFRGEQKRLEQTKRRGRRLSIIGFLQPFISFIYGLVIGGVDRKSYIQMMEEEALVAEKSGRIKVIVQNNGPIHRCIHDLLKKLIYFL, from the coding sequence ATGCTGGAATTAGCTGCTGCCAGTGGAGAAATAGATTTAAAACTTTTGGATGAATCAGGGTTTTGTGCATGGAGTGAACCGGGTTATACCTATTACTTTAGAGGTGAGCAAAAACGGCTAGAACAAACCAAACGCCGTGGTAGGAGATTAAGTATTATTGGGTTTCTTCAACCTTTTATTAGCTTTATTTACGGTTTGGTTATTGGTGGCGTTGACAGAAAATCTTATATCCAGATGATGGAGGAAGAAGCACTTGTTGCCGAAAAGTCTGGGCGCATCAAAGTAATAGTGCAAAACAACGGCCCAATACATCGGTGCATTCATGACCTCTTAAAGAAGCTTATTTATTTTTTATAG
- a CDS encoding IS701 family transposase: protein MKFTKLDYCQYLLSSQINYTITNLAEHLESISHDTINYYLKREKLTPRLLWDNVKEVVEPDDNGYIIFDDSILDKRYSEEIEIVRRQYSGNEHGVLKGIGVVSCVYVNPTLQRFWVIDYRIFNPDVDGKTKIDHVKDMLQSLVYHKLLPFDTVLMDTWYAVHSLMLYIDSLDKIYYCPLKDNRLVDDTFGQAKYKRIELLEWSQEELDCGKIIKIKGFPANKKVKLFRVTVSTNRTDYVATNDLSQSSTDVVQEVCKIRWKIEEFHREIKQLTGIEFCQCRKARLQRNHIACAMLVWVRLKNLAYTTGQTIYQIKHNLLSNYLIQQLKRPSILMCLV, encoded by the coding sequence ATGAAGTTTACTAAATTAGATTATTGCCAGTATCTACTTAGTAGCCAAATTAATTATACCATTACCAATTTGGCAGAGCATTTAGAGAGTATTAGCCATGATACAATTAACTATTATTTGAAAAGAGAAAAATTAACACCTCGTTTACTATGGGATAACGTGAAAGAGGTAGTTGAGCCTGATGACAATGGTTACATAATATTTGATGATAGCATTTTAGATAAAAGGTATTCTGAAGAAATAGAAATAGTCAGAAGACAATATAGTGGTAATGAGCATGGTGTCCTTAAAGGCATTGGCGTAGTTAGCTGCGTGTATGTCAACCCTACACTTCAAAGATTTTGGGTCATAGATTATCGAATTTTTAATCCTGATGTCGATGGCAAAACCAAGATAGACCATGTGAAAGACATGCTCCAAAGCCTTGTGTATCATAAGCTTTTACCATTTGATACTGTTTTGATGGATACATGGTATGCGGTACACAGTTTAATGCTATATATTGATAGCTTAGACAAAATTTATTATTGCCCTTTAAAAGACAATCGGTTAGTTGATGATACATTTGGTCAAGCAAAATATAAACGTATTGAATTATTAGAATGGAGTCAAGAAGAATTAGATTGTGGTAAGATAATCAAAATTAAAGGGTTCCCAGCTAATAAAAAAGTGAAACTATTCCGGGTTACTGTTTCTACCAACAGAACGGATTATGTCGCAACTAACGATTTATCTCAAAGTTCCACGGATGTTGTACAAGAGGTGTGTAAAATTCGTTGGAAAATCGAGGAGTTTCACAGAGAAATTAAACAATTAACTGGGATTGAATTTTGCCAATGTCGGAAAGCTAGGCTTCAAAGAAATCATATCGCTTGTGCAATGTTAGTTTGGGTTAGGTTAAAGAATTTAGCCTATACAACTGGTCAAACTATTTATCAAATCAAGCATAACTTGCTTTCTAATTATTTAATTCAGCAACTGAAACGCCCAAGTATTCTTATGTGCTTGGTTTGA
- a CDS encoding TniQ family protein, translated as MIGKIFIYVLWAFSKTLAFDLSFLTLLQWHSWRLNFSHIFHTEQRWCSGCYQDWREAGKPIYNPLLWTIEVVTVCPVHQRYLQLRCLYCGCFQQFLNLDCNSLGYCCVCNAWLGRFVDNTSFSQGSRFDWEKWAAQSVGQIFGAMPTLSSTSFSQVTPPAKYRRKPTLTKFLRWCYKLGINPVEGLEILSIIRV; from the coding sequence TTGATTGGAAAGATTTTTATCTACGTGCTTTGGGCGTTCTCCAAGACCCTTGCATTTGATCTGAGTTTTCTGACTTTACTTCAATGGCACTCCTGGCGGCTTAACTTCAGTCATATTTTCCATACTGAACAACGTTGGTGTTCTGGCTGCTATCAAGACTGGCGTGAAGCTGGAAAACCTATTTATAACCCTTTGTTGTGGACAATAGAAGTTGTAACTGTTTGTCCAGTTCACCAACGTTACCTACAACTGCGGTGCTTGTACTGTGGTTGTTTTCAACAGTTTCTCAATCTGGACTGCAATTCTCTTGGTTATTGTTGTGTGTGTAATGCATGGCTGGGTCGGTTTGTAGACAATACTTCTTTTTCTCAGGGGTCTCGGTTTGATTGGGAAAAGTGGGCTGCTCAATCTGTTGGCCAGATTTTCGGCGCTATGCCAACACTTAGTTCGACTTCTTTTTCTCAAGTTACCCCGCCAGCTAAATACCGACGAAAACCTACTCTCACTAAATTTTTAAGGTGGTGTTACAAACTTGGAATTAATCCTGTTGAGGGTTTGGAAATTCTCTCGATTATACGAGTGTAG